From the Nostoc sp. PCC 7107 genome, the window GATTTCTCATGATTAACAAAAAGTATTAGACCACCTAAATTCTTCTGCAAAAGATAAGCCATTATGTTGGTGATAAATCGCTGTGGACGGCTGTACCGACTTGACACGAATTTTGTCGTACCAACTTGTAGACACACTCTGTATAACTTCCCTTACTTCACAAACAAATCTGAGAAATAGGGAAGTAATTGGCTTGAAATATGGGGTTCAATAAATACTTCTAATCACAAGCAACAACTTTTGAAACACTCCCTAATTTGCTTCATCATTGTTCACTTTAGTCTGAATCCACACAGTTGTAAAAATAGAACGATCATGAATACACCCTTGATTAAATTGGAAGAATTGCAACAAGGTAAAATTCTTGTTGATGAGTTGGGATTGCTAACAGAGATGCCTAATGAATTAATCCAACTCTCTCATAGAGTTAAACAAATTATGGCTGGTTCTAATGTAGTACAAGGGATGTGTGCAGGCGATTATTTTTCTCTGGTAACATATTCAGCAATTTATTGGGGAATAGTCAAAACTTTTCCTCGAACTGTGATCAAAAATGTCAAAAAGTTTTTGAATCGTTTTTCCGACAAAAATTCTAGTCGCAATTTGCTTTTAGTCTTTAACTATACAAGCAAAGAACGAGAAACAATCTTGGCTTCCCTACAATATGGCATCTCTGGTATCGCCAAAGATTATGGTTTTGAAGAAGGCAGTCATTTAGATTATTGGAAGAAGTTAATGGCTTCTGTCGGAATAATGGCTGATTCCCATACAGGTAAGCTTTCTCCAGAAGGAGCTAAACTCATGGAACAGCTTGAACAAGCAGAACCAATTATCGCAATGGATACTTTAATTAATAAAGAAACCGATATGCGAAATGCCTTAATTGCCATGTTGGCTATTGAGTTTATCGCTGTAGGTATTTCAGAATGTGTCATTGATTCTCCAGATTCTCAAATACTTTTTTCACCAAGTGGAAGAGGAATACCAAGAGATTGGTTTGATGTCCATTATCATGCTGGAGATCACCATATATTACAGGATGGTGAGTATGATTTAACTCCAGATTTAGCGCAGCTAAAGTTACCTCACGATACCATTAACTACAATATGTTAAAAATGGCGCATATTGCTGATTATGAAGGTGAAGAATTGCAAGATATCTTACAGGAAAAAGTGTTACATATAGCCAAAGCTTTTGCCACTGCGGGTAATTACACTTGTAAAGTTGAAGAGTCAATGAATCTGAGTTTGTCTGTTAAGTCTTGAAAATTTTGGGCTAACTTTACAGGAATAATTTCGTGTATGTAGCAGTCCTAAATCATTTGTGAACAAAAAGATACCCTACTTATTTTAAAAGTCGGGTATCTGACAGTATCTACTCTACTATAATTGCTGACCGGGACAATTTTGGATTTGAGATTTTAGATTAGAAATACAAACAGCCAAAATTATTAGGTGACAGGTTACCCGGAATTTATTTGTGGAGAAAATAGATGGAATTGTATCGAATAGAGTACAACGAGATACAAAGCCTCATGATTACAAGCCCCTACTTTCAAGTATGAGGTTTAATTTAAAATCAAAAATCAAAAATCAAAAATTCGTTGATTTATCCCCACAATCTTCTACCAGTTTGACCTTTTAATCTTTCGTGAGCATCATTTAATAAAGCTGGAATATCTAACTCTTCTGGACATCTCGGTAAACAATCACCGCATTCTGTGCAGCGATTAGCTTTCATTCCGGGGAACCAATGACCAGCATTTTCAAACATCTCATAACGATATTGTCCGTAGTCTGTCATATTGTATGCCACAGCTAAATTACGTAACCGCAGCACTTCTGGAATATTGATATTTTCAGGACAAGGTAAACAAGCATAACACTGACTACATTTATCAGTGTCTAAAACAGTTTTTTGGTAATTTTCTAAACTCTGAAAAACCGCAATTTCTGCTGATATTAATTCACCATCTCTATCAGCAACTTGTAAAGGTTCAATTAATTCTTCTGGCTTGGCTGCGCCGACACTCAAAGTAGTAATGCGGTTGTCATTCAGTAAAAATCGATAATTTAATTCTAAAGGCGAATAGGGTTGACATAAGTTTTTGAGAGTTTGAGGTGGTGTGTAGAGTTTTCCACCTTTGTCAGCTGGAGAAATGATAAATACACCCATATCTTTTTCAGCCGCTAACTGAATTGCTGGGGCGTGACGTTGAAAGAAATAGTAGTAATGCAGATTGACAAATTCAAATAAATCTGTGTTTATTGCTGCCTTTATCACTTCTAAAGTTCCGTGGGTGGAAAAGCCAACGTGTCGTACTCGGCCATCTCCAACCGCTTCTTGCACAGCCTGCATACAGCCACCGTTGGCTTGCACCCACTGTAAATGCTCCCAAGTGTTTAAACCATGAATTCCCAAACAATCTAAATAATCTAGATGTAATCGCGTCAGAGATTCATCAATGTACCGACGCATACTATCAGCGTCGGCTGTTGGTGGAACTTTAGTAGTGATGTGCAGTTGAGAACGCGGTACAGACAACCCGCTCTGAAGCGCTTGGCCAAGAAACTCCTCACTTTTACCGTAACCTCTGGCTGTTTCGATATGATTAATTCCTAACGCTAAGGCTTGAGCGATAGTATCTTGAGCATTTTCAGCATCAGCCAAATAGCGCATTGTCCCTAAAGAAAAAACCGAGAGGTGGAGATTTGTTTTGCCAAAGCGTCGGTATTGCATTGCTTCAAGTTACTAGAAGTGATACCCATTGGAAAAATGATGAGAACAGATGGATTGCCTAAAAGCTCATAAACTAACTGTTTTACAATCCCAAGTCCCAAATCTAAAATTCACAATGGTACGAGAATGAAGTGCGAAAAAGAAAGAAGGAAAAATTATTTTACTTCTTTAATTCTTGAAATCTTTCTTTCTCAGCACTCCGCACTCATTAATTAGCACTTTCTTTAGCTATCGCCATTACCGAAGCGCTTAATCAAATCTTCAGGACGGAGATTGGAGATAAATTCACGAAAGGCTTCTTGTTCTGCTTCATCAGCATCACGATCTACCGGAATTGAGGCATCAGCAACTACTTCTTCCATTACCCAAATTGGCGTATTTGTACGGAGAGCAACTGCGATCGCATCACTGGGACGAGCATCAATTTCTTTTTTGACTTCGCCTTGCTGTACAATCAAAGCTGCATAAAATGTGTCCTTCTGCAAGGAATGAATAATCACTTTTTCTAGAGTCATGTTCCACGTCTCTAGAATATTCACAATTAGGTCATGGGTTAATGGTCTGGGCGGCTTTTGATTCTCCAGCGCCCCCATAATTGCCCTAGCTTGTTCTTGACCAATATAAATTGGTAAAGCACGCCGATCTGAGGCATCTTTTAACAATACAATGGGGCTGCGAGTTATGGCATCTAATGCTATGCCAGCGACTTTCATTTCAATCATTGGCGAAGCCTCTACAATCCTGAGAGAGTTTGAGACATTGTGACAATTTATACTCTTTTTTTGGGCTGTATCGAGAAAGAATAAACATAGGCAGGTTCTCTATAATTGCTTCTATTAAACTCCGAACTTGGTGTGAACACCAGAGTATGTTAAAGGAGTCTACCTAGACAATAACCTTCTTAACCAAGTATGCCTTGAGAAAGATGTGAATGTGTTATCAACCTTATAATAAAAAGAGTCAGAAATTATACTTAAAATGTCTTGCATTCTTGTAAGAAATACCAGTTGATTTTCGGCAAAATTAGGCAATAAATAGAGTTAGTTTCACAGAACAGCCGTGTTTACAGGATTAGTCCAAACTTTAGGAACCATCAAACCCTTAGCGGGCGATTCTTGGCAAATTACTTGTGTGAGTCAGCCATCTAATGTAATTATGCAGGATTTAGCTTACGGTGACAGCGTTGCTGTAGATGGTATTTGCTTGACTGTTGAAGAAATTTTAAAAGACGGGTTTATTGCCACCGCTTCCCCAGAAACGCTGCGTCGTACTACCCTAGGTCTTGAGGAAACCCAAGCAAGATATGTGAACTTAGAAGCTTCACTGCGAGTGGGTGGCAAAGTCGGCGGGCATTTTGTGATGGGTCATGTGGATGGTGTAGGTCGATTACTCACAGCAGAACAGACAGCGACTTCTTGGGAAATGACATTCACTGCACCTGAAGCGATCGCGCGGTACATTGTCCCTAAAGGCAGCATAGCAGTAAATGGCATTAGTCTCACGGTAGCCGCCTACGAACCAGAACTCTCACACTTCACTGTAGCTGTTATCCCCCTCACCTACGCTGATACTAATCTTCGCTATCTTGCCCCTGACAGTTGGGTGAATTTAGAAGGGGATATTCTTGGCAAATACGTGGAAAAATTGCTTTACCCTGACAAAAAACAGTCAACGTCTCCCAATGACTCAGGATTCAATGAAATTACACCCACATTTTTAGCAGAACACGGGTATTTGTAAAAAGTAAAAGTAGAAAGGCAAAAGATTTTTCTTTTTACTTTTGCCTTTTACCTTTTTACTTTTAACTTCCTGGTTCGCCAATTACTTGGGCTGTACGCATGGTTTGTATCAACTGACTTAGACCTGCTTGTAATTGCCCACCTGGGTCAACAGCAACCCATCCGTCTTGTGTGAGGTGACGTACTTCAAAGTGCAGGTGAGGCCCTGTGGAGTTGCCTGTACTACCAACTCGTCCAATGACCATACCTGGTTCTACCACTTGACCGGGTTGGACAAAGATTTCGGACATGTGACCATAAAGGGTTTGTTGGGCAGAACTGTGAGTCAGAATGACAGTTAAACCATAACCACCAAGCCAACCTGCTGTATCTACCTGACCTTTAGCTGCGGCGAGAATTGGTGTACCCATCGGCGCACCCAAATCTGTACCAGCGTGGAAACGGCGATTACCTGTTATGGGATGAATGCGCCAACCAAACAGCGAAGTAATTGTGGCTGGAACCGAAAGAGGATAGTTGATGCCAGCACCGCCACGATAGGCAATTGTATTGGTATATGGAATTTGCGGCAGAACTGATGCTAAGGGAATATCGTAAGTCACAGTACTTACACGAGGTGCCAAATTCCCTTCAATCATGGGTGCAGGTAAAGCACCAGCGCTGGGTGCAACAGGAGTGCTACTGATTCTGGTCGCACCGAAATCGTTGGGATTGGGGATAAACCGATTCGGACGAAAAGCCGTCTTGACTTCACCACTATAAGCAACGCCGTTATTGCCAGCCGTTATCCCAGTCCGTACTGGTGGAACACTAGCTAACTGAGCATTTTGACTTTTTTTGAGCCAAGTGGGGGCTGGTTTGCTTTCAGAGTTAGCTACACGCTGATTACCACCAGGTTGAGCTTGGTTACAAAAACCCAGTGATATAGCTTGTCCCGATGGCAAAATTGTGCGACAACCACTAGAACGTTCTGTGATGATTACAGAATTAGGTGCTTGATAAGTATTTGTAGCAGAACTGCCGTAATTGTTGGGGTCAATGTAGGCGTTGTTAGAGTCTTTGATTTTTCCAGTTGTCGCTTCAGTTGTGCTGTTCGAGTTATTAACTGGCTGGGCAACTTCTGGAAGTTTTTCTGGGATGGTGCGAGGCGCAACTGGTTTGATTACCTCTTCTCGTATACTTGGGCTTGGTTGAGCAACTTCCGGCTTGGGTTTGGCGGTGCGGACGTTGACTGGTTTTAGCTGTGGAGTTACTGCCGGGGTGCGTTGGCGAGTCGTAAAAACTGGCTCAACTGCTGTTTCAGTTTGAGGTTTTGACTGTCTAACAGGCTCTTTGGATTGTACAACCTCTGGTTTACGGAGTCTTTGGCTGAGGTTAGCTCGTCTTTGCGAAAATTCCCCTTGTTTCTTGGGGGCTTCTGGGATAACAATATCTTTTTTTATGAAATTTGTTTTACCTGTTGACTGGGAATTTTCTACAGGAACAATGTTATCTATGGATGTTTCTGTTTGGGCAAATACGAAGCCACTACTAAGCAGGCTGAAGCTACTTAGTAAACAGATACTCTGGGCTGGCAGGGTAGATACAAAACGTTTTTTCTTCATACCTTGCTGATTCGAGCCGTGGGAAGGATTATGGGCAGATGTATTGCGCTGCGTCATTGGTTCTCTCAGTTGTTTTAAATTTGCCTAAAGAGATGATGCCAGTGGTTTGTCTTGCCCAAAGAGCGAAATTAATAACAAACCTATAATGGGACAGAAGATTTACGGTATCCCAGACTGATTGTACCGGGTTCAATATAAAGTTCTGTTGTTTTTATGTCTGTTGTATCATAAGTTTCCATAGAAACACGTAATTTACCCTGAGAAGTAACGCCGACTACAGTGCCTGCCAAATCATTAACATATACCTTATCACCCACATTAGTTAGTAACTCTAAATAGCGCGACAAGAGTATGTTTACTCCTTCTTGGGCAAGGCACTCAATACCGGATTCTATCCCCCGTAAAACGGCGGAAGTGAGAATTTCCAGACAAGAAATCGGTTTTGTAGCGTAGGAGTCTTGCCACATTTCTAGGTTAATTCCGGTTTCGGGTACTGAGTTTATCCAGTTAATGCCAACTCCAATTACTGCTTGGGTAATATAACCGTTATTTATCTTAGTTTCTGTTAAAATGCCGCCTAATTTGCGACTATTTAAAACTAGATCATTCGGCCATTTAATTCCCACATCTACGCCACAATAACGCAGTTGGTCAGCAATGCCCCAAGCACTAGCAAGAGTTAATTGATAACTGGCACTAGCTTCTAGTTTAGGCGCGATCGCCATCGAAAGGTATAGCCCACCAGGATGAGAAATCCATTGTCGCCCCCATTGTCCTCTACCCGCCGTTTGTTGTGTGGCAATTACCACAGACCCAGGTTTTTCGCCTTGTGCTAACAAATTCCACAATGTTTGGTTAGTGGAAGTCACACTATCAAAAATATGCAGCGAAAATGGCGAATTGTTCCAGTTTTTTCCTGCTTTTAACGCTAATTCCAACTTTTGCCGATCAAATTCCACAGGCATGAACCGAAATCTCGTTGTTCAAGTTAACATTAATTGGCTGATTTTGATAAAAGGGAATAGGGAGTTGGGAGTTAGGAGAAAAAAATTATTTTTTCATCCCGTATCACCAAAACCTCATACTCAATACCCTCTATTTTGGTTAGGTTCAAGATGCACACTTGGCACTGGCGCAATTGGGAAGGACTGCCATACCTTACCTGTAGTCTTTTAGAAAATTGGCAACACGGCTTTTTTACTCACCAGTTCTGGCCGCGATCGCCACAAGATTTAACTCCTGTTTTGCACCCAGAAGCATCAACGTATCGCTTAAAACAGGTACATGGCAACACAGTTCTCACACCCCAAGAAGTTGACTCCCAAGTGAGGGAAATCGCCGCAGATGAGGAATCTGCTTTTGCCTCGGCTGATGGTTTAATTACCGAAGCACCTTTACAAGCTGTATGGGTTGCTAGTGCAGATTGTACACCTGTGTTAATTGGGGATGTGCGAACAGGACAGGTAGCTGCATTACACGCAGGTTGGCGAGGCACGGCGGCGAAGATTGTCCCCCAAGCTATCGCCCGATTACAAGCTCAAGGAAGTCAAGTACAGGACTTAAGAGTTGCTCTTGGCCCCGCGATCGCTGGTGAAGTTTACCAAGTCTCGATTGAGGTAGCTGCGGAAATCGGAGTCAGCATTATATCACATAAAGACACCCAAAAAATTGTTCAGGTGTTACATGAACTACCCAATTCTCCCTTATTAGCTGATCCAGAACCAGGAAAGGTAAGAGTGGATGTACGGCGGGTAAATACTTTGCAATTAGAAAATTTGGGGATTAGTGGCGAACAAATTGCGATCGCTCCTTATTGTACATATCAAACTCCTGAACATTTCTTTTCTTACCGCCGTGAACAACAGAAAAAAGTCCAGTGGTCAGGAATTGTTAGCGGGATAATTTGAAGTAAAATTCAGGAGTCAGAACAATATAATGCGATATTCAGCTAATTGAAAAATAATATTTTCAATCCAAAATTGCATGACTCCTGGATTCTGTCTATTATCAAATTTTCACCTGTTCTCTATATGCTTTTGGTGTTATGCCCATGAATTTACGAAACACATTAGTAAAATGACTCTGGCTCTGAAAACCAACTTGTTCAGAGATTTTTTCAATACTTTTTTCAGTTGCACTCAAGAGTTTTTTTGCCTGAGTAATTCGGCTATTAAGCACATATTGATGGGGTGCAAAACCTGTAGATTGTTTAAATAGGCGAGAAAAATGATACATACTCATTCCTACAACCGCAGCAATTTCCACCAAAGTCAAATCTCTTTCTAGGTTTTCATTAATATATGAAATAGCTTGACGTAATTTTCTGGGCGAAAGTCCTTTGTTATTTGAAAATTGGGGAATTTTATCGCTGGCTATTGAGTGGTGTTTCAGCAGGTGAATGCAGAGTGTGGTTTTGAGAGACTCAATATAAAGTTGGCTGCCCATACCACCTGATTCTAATTCTGACTTCAGTGCCAAAGCAATTTGCTGAATTAATGGTTCCGGTGCAGCAAAGTAAGGTGTTAACTCCACACCTTGTAAATCAACCGACTCTAAGATAATGCGATTGAAAAATGCCGGTTCCAAACTAAGAAGCAGAAATTCAGTTTGTGATGTCCAACGGGAAATATGATGGATGTTGGCGGGAATAATCGCTACATCACCATTAAAGATGTATTCCTCCTGAAAGCGTCCATCTAATACGCGTTCTGCTTTGGTTAAACGATGGGCTGTGTTAATAGAGATGATATGTTGTTGGGGCGAATGTTCGGGGGTTTCGTGGGCAGGCTGTTGGTGAATATCTAAACGAATACTGTCCCATTTAGCATGGTAACTAGAATTGGTGTGCGATCGCGGCAGAACTTCTGCACAAGCATCTTCTTGAGTAAAATCAACTTTTAAGATTGTCTCTTCCAGCATCATTCTCACCGCAGAGATAATTAATTTATGTCTAACGCTATACTGAAACCGTAAAATGAAAAAAGTGTTATTTAAATGAATTATTACGTAATATACGACGGAAATTGCAATCTCTGCGTTACTTTAGTGCAATTTTTAGAAACATTAGACAAAGGCAAGCTGTTTCTTTACACTTCTATGCAAGACGAACAACAACTTACGCATTGGGGAATAACATCTCAAGATTGTCAACAAGGAATGATATTAATTGATGCTGATGCCCCTGAACGACGTTGGCAAGGTAGCAATGCGGCTGAAGAAATTAGCAAGTTACTGCCAATGGGAAGTCTGTTTGTCGATGCTTACCGTGCTTTACCTGGGATGAAATGGGCAGGCGATGCCTTCTACAAAGAAATCCGTGATAATCGTTATACGCTGTTTGGCAAGCGTGCTACTACCTATCGATCAATATATTGTGTGGATGGTGGCTGCAAAATTGGTCATGATTAGTTTATGCACAGTTCTTGACAGTCTACTTTAGGGGGTTGGTATGACAGTAAGTAAGCCAGATTTAGAAATAACATCCCAAACGACTGATATCGTAGATGATATTGTGGACTGGGAACCCCCCATGCCACCCACAGATTTAATATTTGATGACGGAGAACCATTGGAGTCAAATCGCCATCGTATTGCCATGAATGTCTTAATTAGGTCATTGCAACAAGCTTGGGCTGACCGAAATGACTTTTACACAGGTGGTAATATGTTTATCTACTACAGCAGTACCCAAGCACGTAACAATGATTTCCGCGGCCCAGATTTTTTTGCAGTACTGAATGTTGATGGTACTATCCCCAGACAAGGTTGGGTCGTTTGGGAAGAAAATGGCCGTTACCCGGATGTCATTGTGGAATTGATGTCACCATCTACGGCGCGGGTTGATAAAGTGACAAAAAAAGAAATTTATCAACAAACCTTCCGTACCCCAGATTACTTTGTCTATGACCCCTTTGACCCTAATTCTTTGCAAGGGTGGCATTTAGATGCAAATCAAAACTATCAGCCTCTAACAGCAAATGAACACGGTTGGCTATGGTGTCAGCGTTTAAGTTTATGGCTGGGGACTTGGGACGGCACAGTAGACCGAGAAACAGCCATTTGGCTGCGGTTTTATGATGCTGATGGTAATCTTATACCTTTACCAGAGGAAGCTGCACAGGCAAAGGCTGAAGCCGCACAGGCACAAGCTGAAGCCGCACAGGCACAAGCTGAAGCCGCACAGGCACAAGCTGAACGATTAGCCGCCCGTTTAAGAGAATTGGGCGAAGACCCTGATATTTAATCATCAGTCTCTAAAATTTCAGACTTCAGACTTTTCATTAAACAGTTCTAAAATCTGCCGACAAAATTGTTTTAGCTTGTCGCCGATTTGTAGAGACGGTACAGACTCACCCACAATGTTCCAGTTTTCCACTGTCGAAAGTCGCCACGCTTCACCCCGATGATCAAATCCAGCTACTTCTATGCCAATTGCCCGACGTGAGTTTGTGATTGGATCTTGATGAAAGCGAATTTGAATTAATATACTACGACTCTGCCAGGATTTGCTGATTCCAGGAAAGTGAAACCCAATGTCTATCGAGTCTGGATCAACTAATTCTCTGGTTTCTGGGTCATTCTTCCAAGGTTTCAAATCCGATTTCGCATCAGGAAACTGGAATTTGAATAAATTCACTACCGTAGCAATCTTGCTGGCTAGTTCAAGGTTAGTTGCCTGTTCAGATGCGTTCACTAAAAAACACTCCTAAATAGTTAGTCAGCTAAGGGCAATTCGACGACAGAAAACAGCCAGAAAGCTTATCTTATTAGTGTTTCAGCTTATCAAGACGTTTTAAATTTCGCAACTCAAAGATTACCTTTCCTTAACAATTGCTTAAGTAGGAAGTGTGAAGTGTGAAGTATGAAATTTTTACTATATGAGCAATGATACCTAAGAAATCAGAAAAGTGTCTGACGTTGGATTAGTCTGAAAAAAATCTGAGAATTTTCCGCAAAATCATCTAATGGCTAGAACGATAAATCACCCTGGCGATCTAAAATTACACTGTTAGCTGGCA encodes:
- a CDS encoding thiol-disulfide oxidoreductase DCC family protein, coding for MNYYVIYDGNCNLCVTLVQFLETLDKGKLFLYTSMQDEQQLTHWGITSQDCQQGMILIDADAPERRWQGSNAAEEISKLLPMGSLFVDAYRALPGMKWAGDAFYKEIRDNRYTLFGKRATTYRSIYCVDGGCKIGHD
- a CDS encoding aldo/keto reductase, translated to MQYRRFGKTNLHLSVFSLGTMRYLADAENAQDTIAQALALGINHIETARGYGKSEEFLGQALQSGLSVPRSQLHITTKVPPTADADSMRRYIDESLTRLHLDYLDCLGIHGLNTWEHLQWVQANGGCMQAVQEAVGDGRVRHVGFSTHGTLEVIKAAINTDLFEFVNLHYYYFFQRHAPAIQLAAEKDMGVFIISPADKGGKLYTPPQTLKNLCQPYSPLELNYRFLLNDNRITTLSVGAAKPEELIEPLQVADRDGELISAEIAVFQSLENYQKTVLDTDKCSQCYACLPCPENINIPEVLRLRNLAVAYNMTDYGQYRYEMFENAGHWFPGMKANRCTECGDCLPRCPEELDIPALLNDAHERLKGQTGRRLWG
- a CDS encoding bifunctional nuclease family protein produces the protein MIEMKVAGIALDAITRSPIVLLKDASDRRALPIYIGQEQARAIMGALENQKPPRPLTHDLIVNILETWNMTLEKVIIHSLQKDTFYAALIVQQGEVKKEIDARPSDAIAVALRTNTPIWVMEEVVADASIPVDRDADEAEQEAFREFISNLRPEDLIKRFGNGDS
- a CDS encoding Uma2 family endonuclease; amino-acid sequence: MPPTDLIFDDGEPLESNRHRIAMNVLIRSLQQAWADRNDFYTGGNMFIYYSSTQARNNDFRGPDFFAVLNVDGTIPRQGWVVWEENGRYPDVIVELMSPSTARVDKVTKKEIYQQTFRTPDYFVYDPFDPNSLQGWHLDANQNYQPLTANEHGWLWCQRLSLWLGTWDGTVDRETAIWLRFYDADGNLIPLPEEAAQAKAEAAQAQAEAAQAQAEAAQAQAERLAARLRELGEDPDI
- a CDS encoding helix-turn-helix domain-containing protein, which translates into the protein MMLEETILKVDFTQEDACAEVLPRSHTNSSYHAKWDSIRLDIHQQPAHETPEHSPQQHIISINTAHRLTKAERVLDGRFQEEYIFNGDVAIIPANIHHISRWTSQTEFLLLSLEPAFFNRIILESVDLQGVELTPYFAAPEPLIQQIALALKSELESGGMGSQLYIESLKTTLCIHLLKHHSIASDKIPQFSNNKGLSPRKLRQAISYINENLERDLTLVEIAAVVGMSMYHFSRLFKQSTGFAPHQYVLNSRITQAKKLLSATEKSIEKISEQVGFQSQSHFTNVFRKFMGITPKAYREQVKI
- a CDS encoding riboflavin synthase, coding for MFTGLVQTLGTIKPLAGDSWQITCVSQPSNVIMQDLAYGDSVAVDGICLTVEEILKDGFIATASPETLRRTTLGLEETQARYVNLEASLRVGGKVGGHFVMGHVDGVGRLLTAEQTATSWEMTFTAPEAIARYIVPKGSIAVNGISLTVAAYEPELSHFTVAVIPLTYADTNLRYLAPDSWVNLEGDILGKYVEKLLYPDKKQSTSPNDSGFNEITPTFLAEHGYL
- the pgeF gene encoding peptidoglycan editing factor PgeF; translated protein: MHTWHWRNWEGLPYLTCSLLENWQHGFFTHQFWPRSPQDLTPVLHPEASTYRLKQVHGNTVLTPQEVDSQVREIAADEESAFASADGLITEAPLQAVWVASADCTPVLIGDVRTGQVAALHAGWRGTAAKIVPQAIARLQAQGSQVQDLRVALGPAIAGEVYQVSIEVAAEIGVSIISHKDTQKIVQVLHELPNSPLLADPEPGKVRVDVRRVNTLQLENLGISGEQIAIAPYCTYQTPEHFFSYRREQQKKVQWSGIVSGII
- a CDS encoding M23 family metallopeptidase, which codes for MTQRNTSAHNPSHGSNQQGMKKKRFVSTLPAQSICLLSSFSLLSSGFVFAQTETSIDNIVPVENSQSTGKTNFIKKDIVIPEAPKKQGEFSQRRANLSQRLRKPEVVQSKEPVRQSKPQTETAVEPVFTTRQRTPAVTPQLKPVNVRTAKPKPEVAQPSPSIREEVIKPVAPRTIPEKLPEVAQPVNNSNSTTEATTGKIKDSNNAYIDPNNYGSSATNTYQAPNSVIITERSSGCRTILPSGQAISLGFCNQAQPGGNQRVANSESKPAPTWLKKSQNAQLASVPPVRTGITAGNNGVAYSGEVKTAFRPNRFIPNPNDFGATRISSTPVAPSAGALPAPMIEGNLAPRVSTVTYDIPLASVLPQIPYTNTIAYRGGAGINYPLSVPATITSLFGWRIHPITGNRRFHAGTDLGAPMGTPILAAAKGQVDTAGWLGGYGLTVILTHSSAQQTLYGHMSEIFVQPGQVVEPGMVIGRVGSTGNSTGPHLHFEVRHLTQDGWVAVDPGGQLQAGLSQLIQTMRTAQVIGEPGS
- a CDS encoding biotin--[acetyl-CoA-carboxylase] ligase is translated as MEFDRQKLELALKAGKNWNNSPFSLHIFDSVTSTNQTLWNLLAQGEKPGSVVIATQQTAGRGQWGRQWISHPGGLYLSMAIAPKLEASASYQLTLASAWGIADQLRYCGVDVGIKWPNDLVLNSRKLGGILTETKINNGYITQAVIGVGINWINSVPETGINLEMWQDSYATKPISCLEILTSAVLRGIESGIECLAQEGVNILLSRYLELLTNVGDKVYVNDLAGTVVGVTSQGKLRVSMETYDTTDIKTTELYIEPGTISLGYRKSSVPL